The DNA region AATAAAACCTCTTAAACTTTAAGGGAAAGAATTGAAAATAGATTATATTTcaagattgaaaataatttttttttgccaaaatattaTTCAAGAGTTTAAATCATCTCGGttcatattattttcatgtCTAGAATTTTATACAAGtaagaaaaactaatttttttaaaaaaattatattttgtatctAATTGTTCAATTGAAACTCTTACCTTTTTGAAGCAATTAAGTAAGGTGAGAGCCATAGAGGAAGCCGTTGCCTAAGCATAGCTAGCCCCTAGTCTTTCATGCATAACAACACCACAAAAACAAGTGAGacagagaatgagagagagatcatgggagatgagagagtttttgggttttattatttttatttttttttatatataaatataaaatattaaaatttatatataattagccACTGTTTGGTGCGGTCCAGTCCATTATGGGACCAAGACCGAAAACCTATATGTGTATATGGTATAAAAGGGCAACAACTAAAGAACATACGATGCTATAATAAAAGTGTGATATTTAGTAATGCACGTGGGACCTATAAACAACGCCATGTTCTTTCACTTGGTACGCATTCTATGCTTCAAAGAAATTGACAGCATTTCTTGTTAAATTTTACTCATCTTTTCAGcaaccaaactattgaatatTGCTTTAGAATTCTACTTTGAAGGGTTCATATTATAaactgttattattattatttttttttaaatacacgTTCAATTGTGTTCTGTTGACAAAGACAATTATGTGAAGGACTACTGAGTTTTAATGTCATCGATGTCATTAGCTTTCTTGGGGAGCAGATGTGACTAAATTACACTCCAATTTAGATCAGTTCTCACTCAGGGGCCCAAATTTTGGACATGGTCTACCATTGTTGGAAAGAATGATATGACTGGGACAATAATTTTCAACTAAGCCTGTGGTTCACTGCAGaaggggcccaaggcccaagaAAGTCAGTCTCCTCCTTCACTGCAGCATTATTTTCTACCTCTCCTCTCACTCTTTCAGCGTTCCTTTGGCCACTAAGAAATAATGGCTGAAGCAATCCTATTTGGTCTTGCACAGAAAATGATTGAAACTATCTAATTATTACGAGTTCAATATTTTCTGCGATCTTATTTGCTTCAATTCATCCTTTTCGTTTGCTTGGAGATTTATGGTAAGGAAAAGACAATGAATGTATCACTTTATCCATTTGTTTCTCGCCTCACCTAAATAGTGAAAAAGGAATGCATTCATTCATTTAATAATATCTCAAGGCTTATATAAGATTAACCACAACAAATAAGAGATAACCACTTGGCCTGTGTTgccttttctaaaatttaaattataaaaaaatctacTTGAGCTGAAATTTGATCTTTTTTCTCTTGTAATTAACCCTgtacaacatattttatttccACAATGTATACTAGTATATAACTCCATGCAAACGCATAGATGCATTTAAAACTAaaccaaatttttattataaaaatataaataattagtcaaattatttttttttaaagcatgtaacacatgcattcatgcatacatatagacacatttaaaattaaacacaatttttatcataaaataaagataattagtcaaattatttttttaaagtaaacgtaattattcacatattaaaattcttacctaaatttaatactacttatgatctttttttttttttttttctaatttttaataaaatagaacgtgtggtgatttttgttatgtgatgatttttattttatttattttttgagaaacatgtggtgatttttattgagtatatgtgatttttttttaatagtttattaatattagattcttagtattatGCActtattaactcacttgacacaaagattaaaaaacttaagtagacacatggcacaatcTTAAGTAAATAATTATGGTGTAGtacccacataaatttagactcatggtgcaaaattggattataatttcaaattctaattcaattttctctaaactttacctattaatatatatatatatatatagatgacttataaatttgaattttttttagttatatgattatgttttttatggtttattataaTGGACACCtcgttttctacactaaattaactaatttggcaaaaaaatttaaaaatttagattaaatgagacacatgatgcaaaattaaactttaattgaaatttaatttttacactaaattaacttatttggcacaaaattctaaaatttaaattagatgagacatggagcaaaattaaactctaattgaattccaatttgaaatttaaggtccgtttggataccgtttattttgctgaaaactgaaaactaaaaacactgtagcaaaataatttttaaatatgtaaatagtgtTGTGACCTGTGgaattcatttttaatgaaagttttgttgaaaaaagaggtttgtggttCCTGTGAATAGTACATGGGACCCACTGAACAGTGTATAATCACGTGAAACctaacttctaaaaaaaaaacaaaaaacgtgAAACGTAAAAACGCAGAGATGTGGACGTGTATCCAAACAGATACTTAATTGTATTTTCTCTTtactttacctattattatagaTATGATATATAGATTTGGTAGATATgtagaaaattgaaatgataGAGAGTAAATttgatcttttctctcttgtAATTAACCCTGTACTTATTATTAGATGGAAAAATGAAGAAGTAAAGggatattttcataattttcttttcaagtggaggaataattttgtaattttcttctaagatataatttttcttaaaagacaaaaataggTTAGCTAAAATTTTGTAACTTTCTTCTAAGATAAAATTATTGTACCATTTTTATCAGTTCTCAGAGGCCCAACTTTTGGACATGATCTACCATTAGAAAGGATGTTATTAATTGTACAATAATTTTCCAGCTATTGGACAAAATTTCCAACTAAGTCTGTGACCCACTCATTTTCTTTCAGTGCAGAAGGGCTTAAGGCCCAACATTCATCACTGTGCTTCGTGGTGCTTGGTAATGTAGCATGAGTAAGTCTAGTGCAACAAATATTACCACAATTTTGTTACGTGGCAACTTGTAAATAGTGAAATTATGGatccataattttatttttaccactcaCGAATTGCTACGTAGCAAAGTTGTAATaaagttgtgaaaaagtttgtgtTTTAGTCTTTCATGTTTAATTATGTTTTCATATGAagcttgttatttatttttgttagtaaTCTAACTTCCAAATAAGTTGTTTCCATCATATCATGTCACTGATATAATGCTAAGTATCATTAGATTACTAGCAAAAATGAACAACAATAgtaacataaaaacaaaatcaaactaGAAGTTTTGAAATGAGACATAAAgggataaaatgaaaataatcttAAACTTTAAGGGCCAAATATGTTTTTTAgtcaaagaaaatttattagaataacaaaattaattcaTCCTAAAGGTagattaaaaacaaaagtaattcACCCAAAAGGTTGAttagaaacaaaattaagaaaaaaaattgaaagtgaTATAAACTAatcaattaatcaatcaatatcaatatatatgtaaaagcagagacctcatgtggAAAAATATGAGGTTCTGCCAAGTGGCACATTATATGACATCCTTTTTCATTTAAACTTCCACCTTatctaaatttagcatttatgtcAATCTATTAAGTAATGgcaaatgcatttatttcaatgtattaataaaattcaaaaatttgtatacatttataactttacATGCTTTGAATTGATACGGATAGAATTAAAAAGTCATGGAAAATGtaggaataaaattcaaagaatttgtatacatttaAAACTTTACATGCTTTAAATTGATACGGATGGATCTAAAAAGTCATGGGAAAGGTaggaatcaaaaaaaaatttcaattttctgcATAAGACTAACTTTAATGCAAAATTGTAAGAGTTGAATTCAATGAATTGGACAAATATTATTTGTCTCcacatcaatcaatcaatatatataaaaacagagACCTCATGTGGGAAAGCACAACGTTCTGCTAAGTGGCACATTGTATGACATCCTTCTCATTTAGGCTTCCACCTCatctaaatttagcatttatgtcAAACTATTAAGTAATGacaaatgcatttatttcagtgtatgaataaaatttaaagaatttgtaTACATATATAACTTTACATGCTTTGAACTGATACGGATGGATTTAAAAAGTCATGAAAAATGtaggaataaaattcaaagaatttgtatacATTAATAATTTTACATGCTTTGAATTGATACGGATGGATCTAAAAAGTCATGGGAAATGtaggaataaaaaaaacttttcaattttctgcaTAAGACTAACTTCAATGTAGAATTGCAAGAGTCGAATTCAATGAATTGGGCAAATATTATTTGTCTCCACATTTGTCCAGTATAAATCTCCATTTCCATtggacttaaaaattaaacttccataattttctcacaatatctttgtttttctttctgagaggtatgttaattttcaaaatattacgTTTgtcttaaatattttgtttagattttatgtatACCGTTTTACTTATGTagcattgtaatttatttaggcttagtttttcatattatgtgccgatttatatttttggttttctgtaTGATGCGTATACCTGGTAAGGATCTATTTTTAGCTActtttagttcaattaaaattttggaggATAAATTGTGATATTATTGCATCACTAtgacattattttttctattgtaGTCTCATGAAATTCTAGAAGTTTTTACAGCTAATtgatatataaaacataaataatacaagaaaGACACCTAGGAACCAACATGTTTGTAGGTGACAATTTCACTATGATCTGGTGACATTTCTTGGTTGCATAAATTAGAGGAATTTCCCCCCCAATgtatttagtttgaatttagttttagtAGAAAGCCTCATAGATTAAGTGTGACTAACAATAATAGTATTCATGAAATCAATCGgtcataaataatttcttacaaaatttatcaaaatgcaTCGTGCATCATGCGGGATATCAGCTAGTTATTGCTAATAGGAGagtcaaaatcaattttttttcttcattgctACAGATGCAAAAACCATTTCAACACACTCAAAGCTAGGCTATATAATTGTATGGAACATGCAGTCTTTATTCTCTCTCATGAGTCATGATTGATTTATGACCTTATCCATTCATTCTCTCCCTACCTAATTAgtggaaaagaaataaatttattcatttcatGATATCTCAAGGCTTTTATAAGCTTACATATAACCTTTGTTTTAcctcaagaaagaaaaagataagcaCTTGGCATGttccatttaatttaattttttttttatatataaaaaaaaaaaaaaaaaaaaaagccacttggcttgaatttttatatttttattagtccGTCTAGtggagatgaaaaaaaatggaagaatagaaaatattgagatgatagaaaatatCTATGTCCCCTTTGTATATGTACTAAAGACGATGgggaaaaaatgataaagaataaaTCACTATTATATCCTTATTATTATGTGAAACAAATTAAACAATGGAAAAGTGGACgaataattttataagtttcTTCTCAAACCCATTTCcctttgtaaggttgaatttaatcaaccattttattggctttattccatgccaaatttgcttgtatttcagcatttagtaaccctgtatttaggtgggcttgttgtaagggtagtgagtgagatagagtgaagtttgctcaagagtgtgcaagaaaacagagactcgcggcttggcctcgcaggtgactcgcggctgcaaaccgccagacgcagcacacgtgccaagcatgccggaaggtgaacagtcatgctagctggagtactacaggacaaaacaggacaactggccatatggttatctcgcgactggatctcatgactcagtcaagtcgcgaggtcaagccgcgagcgacccctattttgtaaaacctgacgtttcacattcctctctcactccagtataaatactccttttacccacaaatgtaagagagcttccagagagaattttaagagagaaaccctaaagaaaaacaagattgattcaccaacaatctatacattagagtctcttcaaattcctcaactctcttcctctccattgtcaaatccttgagaggtattttaccaaaccttgttctcaccatattcatcactgtgaatgggctgtttggatttctgggaagcagttaggaaggaaccaatctacattggttgatgctatggtctagtagcggaatctgggaagctagaaaagaaaaaggttcggcgcaacctcgttggagcaagaagcttggagggcttaggtgcactgggtagattaggcttggagggtcttttgttgtccatgtatcccaactatattttctagtggattgattaccgcttggagggtggcgaagaggttttacgccgagggcttcggtttcctcttcgataacacatcgcgtgttgtctttgtgtttgcatcttccttcccttttatctttgccttatTTTCTGATGTGGATGTcttttataattggcttagattgatttccaattctgtttatagcttatgttaattttccgcacactagttgtttgacataatgcttgaattggtttagttgtaatttgggggtctaaacgttcaagggtttttacacatatttgaactttcacccttccattttcttctcaaatttggaggaaaaaaaatgatgggtTACATAAAATTCATTTACCCTATTTTGATTCCCCTCTCTTTTGACCCACAACCACACaatgaaaaatcatattttcctctccctttttttccttccccttttttaattctttctcttCTATTATGTTCTACTAGCATGTAACCTATGCATACCCATtgatgcatttaaaaataaaaacaattttcaatcataaaaatatacataattgaTTGAatcattagaaaaataaatgtatttggatgcatattaaaattcttGCCTAAgtttaatactatttatgataatttttattccaatttttaataagatagaaagtGTGATGATTTTTGCTTAGTAAATATatgattatttgtttaatttttattttcatttttatgtttcattAATATTGAACTCTTAGTATATATTTTGCattcattaactcacttgacacaaagattaaataaatttagtggacacatggcacaaaattagctCACAAGTGAATACTAATTTAGTATCTAATCAAATTTTTCTCAACTTTggctttaaatatatatatatatatatatattagatacaCACATGAATTTactcttctttttgtttattgagtttttgatggtttatttattttagaccCTTTGTTTTTTGCACAATATTAACTcacttaaaacaaaaactaaaaaataaatagaacacatgacgcaaaattagacaataattaaaatttaattaagaatctaatagaaatttctctttgttttggttttaattatatatatatatatagatatttttttggattatgGTTCCTCTATTGTTTGTataatatataaacacaaaaaattatcaaaagttAATAGTTGCATTTGCGAAAATTTACaagtgcataaaaaaaaattaagtatataATTAATTGATATACTTCGGCTGAGAGGCATGACCCTGCGCAACCAATCCAATATCCAACACTACTTTTTtctatgaaataatttttctttttcttttttttcttttttttttttttttttaagacagaAAATTGGTTAGCTAAAAATTACAGTACCGTGCGTTTATACTTTAAAGTGCAGTTCTCACACAGAGGCCCAACTTTTGGACACGGTCTACCATTATAATGATGGTATGACTGGCACAATAATTTTGCTGCTACTGGACAAAATTTCCAACTAAGCCTCTGTCCCACTTGTTTTCTTTTGGTTGCTTTTTCTCTGCAAGATTGTGCCAAGAAAATGACCATAGAAACCGAATGATATCGATGACATTCGTCCACATAAAACTCGGTCTTCCTTCATTGCAGCATTACTTTTACACACACTTCATCACTTCTAGCCAGCattcatctctctctttaaGCGTTCCTTTCAGCTACTACCAACAAATGGCCGAAGCAATCCTCTTTGGTCTTGCACTGAAAATGATTGAAAATCTGGGCTCTCAAACTTTCCAAGAGTTTGGATCACTCTGGGGTGTCGAAGGTGAGCTTGAAAAACTCAAGGACACTATTTCCACAATCCAAGCTGTACTTTAGGATGCAGCGGAGCAGCAAAGTCATAACCATCAAGTCAAGCACTGGCTCGAAAAGCTCAACGATGCAGTTTATGACGCAGATGACCTGTTGAGTGAGGTCTCAACTGAAGCTACAAGGCGAAGCATGGTGAGTAAGAATAAAGTTGCAAAAGAGGTACGCACTTGCTTTTCATGTTCAAACCCAATTGCTTTTCGTTATAAGATGAGTCGTAAAATAAAGGCGCGCAATGTGGCAAAAACTAAATGCGATAGCAGAAAACAGGAAAAGCTTTCACCTGAAAGAGTTCCATGTAGAGACAAATGATATGAGTAGGAAGAGGGAGACTCACTCTTTTGTTCCGGGAGAAGATGTTATTGGGAGGGATGAGGACAAAAAGGCTATCATAGACCTATTATTTGACTCTAATGTAGAAGAGAATGTTTCGGTCATTCCCATTGTGGGGATCGGGAGCTTAGGGAAGACTACACTTGCTCAATATGTGTACAATGATGAGCAAGTTCAAAAATACTTTGAGTTAAAAATGTGGGCATGCATCTCTGATGtctttgatttaaaaataattattgaaaaaatagtAGCATCTACTTCTGGTAATGCACCAGTTGGAAACCTTATAATAGATCAGTTGCAAAGTCAACTTcgtgaaaaaattgataaaaagaaaTACTTACTTGTATTAGATGATATATGGAATGAAGATCCTGAAAACTGGCGTGCATTGGAAAGTCTTTTAATGGGTGGTTCCAAAGGTAGTAAGATTATAATAACTAGTCGTCTTAGATTGGTTGCAGAGATTACATGCACAGTTTCACCATATTTTCTCAAAGGTCTGTGCGAAGAACAATCTTGGGTTTTATTTAGGCAAGTGGCATTTAAAAAAGGGCAAGAGGCCAACAATCCTAAACTAGTGAAAATTGGAAGGGAGATTGTACACATGTGTCAAGGGGTTCCACTTGCTGTAAAGTCCATAGGAAATATGTTATACTTCAAggaaaaagagtttgaatggTCATTCGTGAAGAATAATATAGAAGCAAATATAACTCAAGGGAATGGAATTTTACCAATTTTAAAGTTGAGCTATGATCATCTCCCATCACATTTGAAGAGTTGTTTCACTTATTGCTCTTTATTTCCTAAAGATTATGAGATGGATAAAGAAACAGTGATACAACTATGGATAGCACAAGGGTTTGTCCAATTAtcaaacaaaaaccaacaatTAGAGGATATTGGTGATGAGTATTTCAAGGATTTACTTTGGAGGTCCTTCTTTGAAGAAGTAGAGAATTACAAAGGCTTAAGGTACAAGATGCATGATTTAATTCATGATCTTGCAGAAGCTGTTGCAGGCCAGGAGTGTAGGCTTGTTATTTTTGATGGcaataatattaatgaaaaaaatcgTCATGTATCATGTCCATCTTATATTGACTCATCTTTTAGGGAAACTTTAAGCTTGTTGGTTAAAGCGGTCAAGGTACGTACATTTCTTCTTACATATGATAATCATGTATCTGGTGCCTTAGAGGAGTCAATGTTGAATACAATTATTTTGAGTTTCAAGAGCTTGCGTGCATTAGATTTACATGCATTGATGATTACTTCAATACCAAATTCTATAGGGAAGTTAATACATCTAAAGTATCTTGATGTTTCTTTTAATATGGATATTGAAACTCTCCCTGACTCAATTACTACATTGTTGAATTTGCAAGTACTAAAACTTTATGATTGTAAAGGTCTTAAAGAATTACCCAAAAAGTTTAGAGAATTGGTTAGCCTCAAACATCTTTATAATGATGGTTGTTATAATTTGAGTCATATGCCTCGTGGATTAGGGCAAATGACTTCACTTCAAACATTACAATTATTCATTGTGAGCATCTCCTCCCGGACTGGTGGATTAGGTGAATTGAAGGACCTAAAAAACTTGCGAGAAACATTAGAGATCACATGTTTGGAACGGTTGGAAGAATCTAACTCAAAATCCATTGTTGTGAATTTAAGAGAGAAGCAACATCTTGAAAAGTTTATACTAAAATGGTATCATGAAGGCCAAGTAGAAAATAATGAAGATGAGAAGTTATTAGAAGACCTCCAGCCGCACCAAAATCTTAAATATTTGGAAGTGTATCAGTACaagattgtgaaattttcaagTTGGGTCTCTTCTCTGGTAAATCTTGTTAATTTAAGCATAGAGAATTGTAAAAGATGCAGATATCTGCCACCATTGTCTCATCTCCCCTCTTTAAAATCTCTAATGCTTGATACGATGAATTTAGAGTACATATCCGATAATGATATGAGTAAAGAGGTGCCTGCTTCATCCACAACACTATCAACAGCGTTCTTCCCATCTTTAAAGTCATTCACAATAGAAGAATGTCCTAATTTGAAGGGATGGTGGGGGAGAACACCAGATCATCAACAAGATCAGTCTCACCACTCACTACCTTtatttcctcttctttctcGTTTGCAGATTAGTAATTGCCCTAAAATGACTTCCATGCCCCTGTTTCCCAATCTCGAAGAACGGCTATTTTTATCGAATGTCAGTTTGAGGCCTTTGCAAGAGACAATGTCAATGAATTTTTCAGTtccctcttcctcctcctcattatcctcttcttctcctctctccaaATTAAATAAGATGACTTTAGTTTCTATAGAAGATATAGAGTCTCTTCCGGCTAAGTGGGCACTATATTCTCTCAAGGAACTACACATTCGGAATTGCCCTAGACTAACATCTATGTCTGGAGCGGTGCATTATCTCACCTCCCTCTGTTCGCTATCAGTTGGCAATTGCGAGGAGTTCGATCCATTAAGAGACATGCATGATGATGGCATGGAATGGCGATGCCTCATTTGCCTCTGTGATTTATATATTAGTGGCATTCCGAAACTGAAGTCTCTCCCTGTGGGTCTTCAATGTATTTCCACCCTAAAAAAGCTCACCATTTCAAACTGTCCCAATTTAATGACTTTGCTGGAGCTCACCTCACTTGAATATCTTCATATTAAAAGATGCGAGCCTAATCTGACATCACCTCTTGAGATTAGTTGTCTCACTTCTTTACGGTCGCTGGATATTGGAGACTTTCCCAATTTGATTACTTTTCCCGAATCAATTGGGAATCCAATCTCATTTGAAACGCTTTCCATTTGGGGATGTCCCAATCTCACAACACTACCTGATGATGGTTTTCTCAAGTCTTTACAAAAACTGGAAATTCGGAATTGTCGTCAGTTAGcggaaaaatacaaaaataaaatcgaTAAGGATTTCCCTAATTTGGAAATCGATTGGGGGTATTGAGACCACAGCAGCAAACGACTCTACTTCGTCTTCTGCAACGGCCACTCCCCTCTTTCACTTGGTACGCATTCTATGCTATCAAAAGAAACTGAGCTTTTTACAATTATATTCTCTATGCTACGTTGATTTCCATATATTTAGTTAGAATCTGTCACTTTTTCGAATTCTATTCTTTATAGagacaatattatatatattcagcCCTGGTATAATTGAATTggtatttgttattttgttagcTTTAACACTTTATTATTACTACCTATTTTTATCAACAAACAACAATATCCAGTGTGGTTTTTGGGTTCTTACATTATGTCTGGTTTTTGTTCACTATACAATGATAACATAGTTTGGACTTGCAGAAGTGTTGTTATAGATTTTAATTTATGCACAATATTTAGATACAAAGATAGGAtcagtaaaataaaaatctagagTTAACCAATTGAATTCTCACATGAAATGGATAGTCTCTTTTTGCAAACCAAACTGACATAAAACATAATATTAGAAACTTTGTTTTATATTCATTTCCTCACTATTTTGGAATAATTCCAGGCAGAAATTGCTGGGGAATGGTCTAAGACTACTCGCATCCAAAATTGAATGTATTTCAGAAGGATATACTATAGGTCCATACATCTCCTTTAAATTCAGCTTtctttgttaataaattatccaaattcCTCTTGTTTTCCTTCAATTAGAAGTATAAGTTGTGTGCAGAATGTGGAAAAGCGGGGAATATAAAAACAGACCAGAGTTTGTGATCTCCAAAGGGAGTCAATACTGCAATTATGTAAGACTTATGAAAAAAATCAGtggtaaatctttttttttcctttcatttatacttttatttttgcatgTTCTCAAACTTATATCGGGCAGTTTGGCACGGATAAAGATCACAACAAGGTGTTAACAGAAGAGTTGTTCCTTTTCAAGAATGGCTTCATTATGCACACAGCTGATTTCTTAGTGAAgctattgaaaattttcaaacctaAACAGGTAATTATTTCAACTCactatatttatttctttattaaaacaGGTTGGCCATGATTCTCAGTTTGTGGCTCTAGTTTCTGTAACTCACTTTACTCTGTATCCATATGAATAATAAAATGAGTaataaaaatcaagttgttCTCTACAATCtaactataaatttttatttagttttatctCATTATATTGTTAGGAAGATGCTTCATAACACTGAtattattaagaaaagaaaaatcttgagATCTGGTCAGTTGATCAAAGGGATTTAACACCACTACTTTCTTAAATTCAGGCATCTCCTTACTAAATTCACTTTGAATTTACCAAA from Quercus lobata isolate SW786 unplaced genomic scaffold, ValleyOak3.0 Primary Assembly Scq3eQI_2025, whole genome shotgun sequence includes:
- the LOC115973232 gene encoding putative disease resistance protein RGA3; translation: MWQKLNAIAENRKSFHLKEFHVETNDMSRKRETHSFVPGEDVIGRDEDKKAIIDLLFDSNVEENVSVIPIVGIGSLGKTTLAQYVYNDEQVQKYFELKMWACISDVFDLKIIIEKIVASTSGNAPVGNLIIDQLQSQLREKIDKKKYLLVLDDIWNEDPENWRALESLLMGGSKGSKIIITSRLRLVAEITCTVSPYFLKGLCEEQSWVLFRQVAFKKGQEANNPKLVKIGREIVHMCQGVPLAVKSIGNMLYFKEKEFEWSFVKNNIEANITQGNGILPILKLSYDHLPSHLKSCFTYCSLFPKDYEMDKETVIQLWIAQGFVQLSNKNQQLEDIGDEYFKDLLWRSFFEEVENYKGLRYKMHDLIHDLAEAVAGQECRLVIFDGNNINEKNRHVSCPSYIDSSFRETLSLLVKAVKVRTFLLTYDNHVSGALEESMLNTIILSFKSLRALDLHALMITSIPNSIGKLIHLKYLDVSFNMDIETLPDSITTLLNLQVLKLYDCKGLKELPKKFRELVSLKHLYNDGCYNLSHMPRGLGQMTSLQTLQLFIVSISSRTGGLGELKDLKNLRETLEITCLERLEESNSKSIVVNLREKQHLEKFILKWYHEGQVENNEDEKLLEDLQPHQNLKYLEVYQYKIRIVKDADICHHCLISPL
- the LOC115973234 gene encoding putative disease resistance protein RGA3, whose amino-acid sequence is MLDTMNLEYISDNDMSKEVPASSTTLSTAFFPSLKSFTIEECPNLKGWWGRTPDHQQDQSHHSLPLFPLLSRLQISNCPKMTSMPLFPNLEERLFLSNVSLRPLQETMSMNFSVPSSSSSLSSSSPLSKLNKMTLVSIEDIESLPAKWALYSLKELHIRNCPRLTSMSGAVHYLTSLCSLSVGNCEEFDPLRDMHDDGMEWRCLICLCDLYISGIPKLKSLPVGLQCISTLKKLTISNCPNLMTLLELTSLEYLHIKRCEPNLTSPLEISCLTSLRSLDIGDFPNLITFPESIGNPISFETLSIWGCPNLTTLPDDGFLKSLQKLEIRNCRQLAEKYKNKIDKDFPNLEIDWGY